A single genomic interval of Pseudomonadota bacterium harbors:
- the cas7u gene encoding type I-U CRISPR-associated RAMP protein Csb1/Cas7u, with product MPLDLTPLDSASRLLVEATLQVAPGSGGRFQPTGFPDLGPALYKGVRPLGNDGDAKTGGTELVDMLLIESVQSMANRLEEVCLQGEDYNTDCQGVPYVRVLDGHGNNAFLTSSVREPHRLASPYVLGAKRNGTPYRDEIRTALGANKQRPVHIWKMVPEMFERDPGCVLHGVFLEEIDGRIRLPRLVSAYIEAATPNQANSGGVYRGEVTAKDNIPYSKQEFTSHAITASFIFHLSTLKGYGLEEPKNRFLQAWALYKIDRFVHEHLRLRTACEFDVAELSVTLDGKPADLGKGKGTWPSSDDVLAAFTAARDACFPGMTEGDEWAQRGVTVITYAVDVSGEEALPEDVTAEAFDLDGFTERAEVKQVTKSKGKKKGTFNALVVTGEWPDEDQRALLEKNPEKKEADDGDEMDNPAHEIVKRALKKWSDARRKLQKKMAGAEDDGSR from the coding sequence ATGCCCCTCGATCTCACTCCCCTGGACTCCGCTTCCCGCTTGCTCGTAGAAGCAACCCTACAGGTGGCGCCTGGTTCGGGCGGGCGCTTTCAGCCGACTGGCTTTCCGGACCTCGGACCAGCGCTTTACAAGGGAGTTCGCCCCCTAGGGAACGACGGTGATGCAAAAACCGGGGGGACGGAGCTGGTGGACATGCTGCTGATCGAGTCCGTCCAGTCGATGGCGAACCGACTGGAAGAGGTGTGTCTTCAGGGAGAAGACTACAACACTGACTGCCAAGGTGTCCCTTACGTGCGGGTGCTCGATGGTCACGGTAACAATGCGTTTCTCACGTCATCGGTTCGTGAACCACACCGGCTTGCGTCACCTTACGTACTCGGAGCGAAGCGAAACGGCACGCCGTACAGGGATGAAATCAGAACAGCGCTGGGAGCCAACAAGCAGCGGCCAGTCCACATCTGGAAAATGGTTCCAGAGATGTTCGAACGCGATCCGGGCTGTGTCCTGCACGGCGTGTTTCTCGAGGAGATCGATGGACGCATTCGCCTGCCGCGGCTCGTTTCGGCGTACATCGAAGCAGCCACGCCCAATCAGGCAAACTCGGGTGGAGTCTACCGCGGCGAGGTGACGGCCAAGGACAATATCCCCTATTCCAAACAGGAGTTCACGTCACACGCGATCACGGCATCGTTCATCTTCCACCTTTCCACACTGAAGGGATACGGTCTGGAGGAACCGAAGAACCGGTTCCTTCAGGCCTGGGCGTTGTACAAGATCGACCGGTTTGTTCATGAACATCTCCGGCTCAGGACGGCCTGCGAGTTCGACGTTGCCGAGCTGAGCGTAACCCTCGACGGGAAGCCCGCCGATCTCGGCAAGGGGAAAGGAACGTGGCCGTCCTCAGACGATGTCTTGGCCGCGTTCACGGCGGCACGAGACGCTTGCTTCCCAGGAATGACGGAAGGCGATGAGTGGGCGCAACGCGGGGTCACAGTTATCACGTACGCAGTCGATGTCAGCGGCGAAGAGGCCTTGCCGGAAGATGTCACAGCAGAAGCCTTTGATTTGGATGGATTTACGGAACGCGCCGAGGTGAAACAAGTCACCAAGAGTAAGGGAAAGAAGAAAGGGACTTTCAATGCCTTGGTTGTCACCGGGGAATGGCCGGACGAAGATCAAAGAGCACTTCTGGAAAAGAATCCAGAGAAGAAAGAAGCCGACGACGGCGATGAGATGGATAACCCTGCTCACGAAATCGTAAAGAGGGCGCTGAAAAAGTGGAGCGACGCGCGGAGAAAACTCCAGAAGAAGATGGCAGGGGCTGAGGACGACGGATCTCGGTAA